From one Pseudomonas fluorescens genomic stretch:
- a CDS encoding MFS transporter produces the protein MDKYATRQWLPHEKPSMPGSPSTPLHPVPKRLAFGLVGLLVAITGGLGNALVTANLQFLQGALGATTAEMAWLPAAYVMTNVSMNLLLVKFRQEFGLRAFTEIFLALYALVTFAHLFVNDLNSAIAVRAAHGMVGAVLSSLGLYYMIQAFPAQWRLKALVLGLGASQLALPLARIFSEDLLQIAEWRGLYLFELGLALTALGCVLLLKLPPGDRFKTFEPLDFLTFAIMSSGVALLCAVLSLGRIDWWLEAPWIGVALAASIALIITGLAIEHNRSNPLLMTRWLGSGVALRLAFCVILIRMVTSEQSTGAVGFLQALNLGSEQMRSLYWVMLLGAVSGLVVSALTINPQHLVLPLFISLALMATGSFMDSSSSNLTRPAQMYFSQFLLAFGGTFFLGPTMALGISHIRTNPRNLVSFSVMFGICNNLGGLIGAALLGTFQIAREKFHSSYLVEQLTLLDPQVLSRIQGGAASYAGVIADPALRTSVGNRLLANAATREANILAYNDVFILIGSIAILTMIWIFIRSLWLWYTTRTVSAVATLDSSRGAPAQ, from the coding sequence ATGGATAAATACGCGACCCGCCAGTGGCTGCCCCATGAAAAGCCCTCGATGCCGGGCTCGCCGTCGACACCCCTGCACCCTGTGCCCAAGCGCCTGGCTTTTGGCCTGGTCGGCTTGCTGGTGGCCATTACCGGCGGGTTGGGCAATGCCCTGGTGACCGCCAACCTGCAGTTCCTGCAAGGTGCCCTGGGCGCAACCACGGCAGAAATGGCCTGGCTGCCGGCCGCTTACGTCATGACCAACGTGTCGATGAACCTGCTGTTGGTGAAGTTTCGCCAGGAGTTCGGCCTGCGCGCCTTCACCGAGATCTTCCTGGCGCTGTATGCCCTGGTGACCTTCGCCCACCTGTTCGTCAACGACCTCAACTCGGCCATCGCCGTGCGCGCCGCCCATGGCATGGTCGGTGCGGTGCTGAGCTCGCTTGGGCTGTATTACATGATCCAGGCGTTCCCGGCCCAGTGGCGGCTCAAAGCCCTGGTGCTGGGGCTGGGCGCCTCGCAACTGGCGCTACCGCTGGCGCGGATTTTCTCCGAAGACCTGCTGCAGATCGCCGAATGGCGCGGCCTGTACCTGTTCGAACTGGGCCTGGCGCTGACGGCGCTGGGCTGCGTGCTGCTGCTCAAGCTGCCGCCAGGCGACCGCTTCAAGACCTTCGAGCCACTGGATTTTCTCACCTTCGCAATCATGTCCAGCGGCGTTGCCCTGCTCTGCGCGGTGTTGTCGCTGGGGCGCATCGACTGGTGGCTGGAAGCGCCGTGGATCGGCGTCGCCCTTGCCGCCTCGATCGCCCTGATCATCACCGGCCTTGCCATCGAGCACAACCGCAGCAACCCGCTGCTGATGACCCGCTGGCTGGGCAGCGGCGTGGCCCTGCGCCTGGCATTCTGCGTGATCCTGATCCGCATGGTCACCTCCGAGCAGTCCACCGGCGCGGTGGGCTTTCTGCAAGCATTGAACCTGGGCAGCGAACAGATGCGTAGCCTGTACTGGGTGATGCTGCTGGGCGCGGTGTCGGGGCTGGTGGTCAGCGCCCTGACCATCAACCCGCAGCACCTGGTGCTGCCGTTGTTCATTTCCCTGGCGCTGATGGCCACCGGCTCGTTCATGGACAGCTCATCGAGCAACCTGACCCGCCCGGCGCAGATGTACTTCAGCCAGTTCCTGCTGGCCTTCGGCGGCACGTTCTTTCTCGGCCCGACCATGGCCCTGGGCATCAGCCATATCCGCACCAACCCGCGCAACCTGGTCAGTTTTTCGGTGATGTTCGGTATCTGCAACAACCTTGGCGGCCTGATTGGCGCGGCCTTGCTGGGTACCTTCCAGATCGCCCGGGAGAAATTCCACTCAAGCTACCTGGTCGAGCAACTGACCCTGCTCGACCCGCAGGTGCTCAGCCGCATACAAGGCGGCGCGGCGTCCTATGCCGGGGTCATCGCTGACCCGGCGCTGCGCACCTCGGTGGGCAACCGTCTGCTGGCCAACGCCGCCACCCGCGAGGCGAACATTCTGGCCTACAACGATGTCTTCATTCTGATCGGCAGCATTGCCATACTGACCATGATCTGGATTTTCATCCGCAGCCTGTGGCTGTGGTACACCACCCGCACCGTCAGTGCGGTTGCAACCCTGGACTCTAGCCGTGGTGCCCCTGCTCAATGA
- a CDS encoding HlyD family secretion protein gives MTQPTTTTTTAIAETPEGVTPPANAASEQRSTRRRVLSSMIFASVAIVGVLVVLYAWQLPPFSSAIESTENALVRGQVTIIGPQLSGYVFEVPVQDFQFVKAGDLLVRLDDRIYKQRLHQAQAQLEQQKAALANNLQQRNSAEATILQRQAAIADNQAQARKSRADLQRNEALIRDGSVSRSDLDLTRAADARAAAALAQAKAALEIARQDLQTVIVNRDSLEASVENAKAALELARIDLDNTRVTAPRDGQLGQIGVRLGAYVNSGAQLMALVPDTLWVIANMKETQMDNVRIGQPVTFTVDALNHLKLRGHVQRISPATGSEFALLQSDNATGNFVKIAQRIPVRISVDPEQPEAQRLRPGMSVVVSIDTRYVVESDREGAALRQDQ, from the coding sequence ATGACCCAACCGACGACCACGACCACCACCGCCATCGCCGAAACCCCCGAAGGGGTCACCCCACCTGCCAACGCCGCCAGTGAACAACGCTCAACGCGCCGGCGGGTGCTGTCGTCAATGATCTTTGCCAGCGTGGCCATTGTCGGCGTGCTGGTGGTGCTCTATGCCTGGCAATTGCCGCCGTTCAGCAGCGCCATCGAAAGCACCGAGAACGCCCTGGTGCGTGGCCAGGTGACGATCATCGGCCCGCAACTGAGCGGTTATGTGTTCGAAGTGCCGGTGCAGGACTTCCAGTTCGTCAAGGCCGGCGACCTGCTGGTGCGCCTGGATGACCGCATCTACAAGCAGCGCCTGCATCAGGCCCAGGCTCAGCTTGAGCAACAAAAGGCGGCGCTGGCCAACAACCTGCAGCAACGCAACAGCGCCGAAGCCACCATCCTCCAGCGTCAGGCAGCCATTGCCGATAACCAGGCCCAGGCGCGCAAGAGCCGCGCCGACCTGCAGCGCAACGAAGCGCTGATCCGCGATGGCTCGGTGTCACGCAGCGACCTGGACCTCACCCGCGCCGCCGACGCCCGAGCCGCGGCCGCCCTGGCCCAGGCCAAGGCGGCGCTGGAAATCGCCCGCCAGGACCTGCAGACGGTGATCGTCAACCGTGACTCGCTGGAGGCTTCGGTGGAGAACGCCAAGGCCGCCCTGGAGCTGGCCCGAATCGATCTGGACAACACCCGGGTCACCGCCCCGCGCGACGGCCAGCTGGGGCAGATTGGTGTGCGCCTGGGGGCTTATGTCAATTCCGGCGCACAGTTGATGGCGCTAGTGCCCGATACCCTGTGGGTGATCGCCAACATGAAAGAAACCCAGATGGACAACGTGCGTATCGGCCAGCCGGTGACCTTCACCGTCGATGCGCTCAACCACCTGAAACTGCGCGGGCATGTGCAGCGCATCTCGCCGGCCACCGGCTCCGAGTTCGCCCTGCTGCAGTCCGACAACGCCACCGGCAACTTCGTCAAGATCGCCCAGCGCATCCCCGTACGCATCAGCGTCGATCCTGAGCAGCCCGAAGCGCAACGCCTGCGCCCGGGGATGTCGGTAGTGGTCAGTATCGACACCCGGTACGTGGTTGAAAGCGACCGTGAAGGCGCCGCGCTCAGGCAGGATCAGTAA
- a CDS encoding cupin domain-containing protein has translation MNRQGSYIEPHTALGNRRTFYFDDDGATPNSRLPVLFYHLRLDERADNAAAFEALFSEHQWLPLWRAGIFDYQHYHSNAHETLGVVSGHARVILGGAQGQTLALKRGDVLVLAAGTGHCCVDSSEDFLVVGAYPLGQQDYDIQRPSPASHDRCQARIAQVPLPRQDPVTGPDGWLNSAWHVLTDPA, from the coding sequence ATGAACCGGCAAGGCAGCTACATTGAGCCACACACCGCGCTCGGCAATCGCCGGACGTTCTACTTCGACGACGACGGCGCAACGCCAAACAGCCGCCTGCCGGTGCTGTTCTATCACCTGCGCCTTGATGAACGGGCCGATAACGCTGCGGCGTTCGAAGCCCTGTTCAGCGAGCATCAATGGCTACCGCTGTGGCGGGCGGGCATCTTCGATTATCAGCATTATCACTCCAATGCCCACGAAACCCTCGGCGTTGTCAGTGGACATGCACGGGTCATCCTGGGCGGTGCGCAGGGGCAAACCCTGGCGCTCAAACGCGGTGATGTGCTGGTGTTGGCGGCCGGTACCGGGCACTGCTGTGTCGACAGCAGCGAAGACTTTCTGGTAGTGGGGGCCTACCCGCTGGGCCAGCAAGACTACGACATTCAGCGCCCCAGCCCCGCCAGCCATGACCGCTGCCAGGCCCGCATCGCCCAGGTGCCGTTGCCTCGGCAAGACCCGGTGACCGGCCCGGACGGTTGGCTGAACTCAGCCTGGCACGTGCTTACTGATCCTGCCTGA
- a CDS encoding PepSY domain-containing protein, which yields MKTLKTLFTGLGLLGAVATTSIWADQPGADWKVDQAEAQATLKAAGYTQITKIEADDDHWEGEGIKADGMKYEFHVDANSGKITKDEMDH from the coding sequence ATGAAAACCCTGAAAACCCTGTTCACAGGCCTGGGCCTGCTGGGCGCCGTCGCTACCACGTCGATTTGGGCCGATCAGCCCGGCGCCGACTGGAAGGTCGATCAGGCAGAAGCGCAAGCTACACTCAAAGCAGCTGGCTACACACAGATCACCAAGATTGAAGCCGACGATGATCACTGGGAAGGCGAGGGCATCAAGGCGGATGGGATGAAGTACGAATTCCACGTCGATGCCAACAGCGGCAAGATCACCAAGGATGAAATGGATCATTGA
- a CDS encoding cation:proton antiporter, with protein sequence MSFILWMAVLGAVLLTLALAASYLRWLPVTTSAVCLVLGIAIGPSGVGLLQLDLVAAAPWMEHLTEVALLFSLFVSGLKLRLALSRRLWRVAFGLAGPVMLLSIAGLCLLLHLLLNLPWGVALLIAAILAPTDPVLASLVQVSNAQDVDAVRFGLCGEAGLNDGVAFPFVLLGLLMIGPQAFNASSLLHWTLHDLLWAVPAGLLLGYVMGRGLGRLTLALSIRNDDSTVSPNDYLTLALIALAYVGAQMIEGYGFLSVFAAGLGLRRVEVNSSGSASVPAEHRVQPVVGHQHLEPDQAVHGDTATLEDSEVAAGIMMGDMLAFGNLVERVMEVFLVTLLGIVLLNHWDWRAVSVGLILFLLIRPLGVYLLPWGALLNHRQRLLVGWFGIRGIGSLYYLFYALNLGLPEAFSGQCTDLVLSIVALSIVVHGLTTQPLLSRYQPR encoded by the coding sequence ATGAGTTTCATTCTCTGGATGGCCGTGCTCGGTGCCGTGCTGCTGACCTTGGCCCTGGCAGCGTCCTACTTGCGCTGGTTGCCGGTGACCACCTCGGCGGTGTGCCTGGTGCTGGGCATCGCCATTGGCCCCTCGGGCGTTGGGCTGTTGCAGTTGGATCTGGTGGCAGCAGCGCCGTGGATGGAGCATCTGACCGAAGTCGCGCTGCTGTTTTCGTTGTTCGTCAGCGGCCTGAAGTTACGCCTGGCCTTGAGCCGACGCCTGTGGCGCGTCGCTTTTGGCCTGGCCGGCCCGGTGATGCTGCTGAGCATCGCCGGCTTGTGCCTGCTGCTACACCTGTTGCTCAACCTGCCTTGGGGTGTAGCGCTGTTGATTGCGGCGATTCTTGCGCCTACCGACCCGGTCCTCGCCTCACTGGTGCAGGTCAGCAATGCCCAGGACGTGGATGCGGTGCGCTTTGGGCTTTGCGGTGAAGCCGGGCTCAATGACGGCGTGGCATTTCCGTTCGTGCTGCTGGGCTTGCTGATGATCGGCCCGCAGGCATTCAACGCCTCATCCCTGCTGCACTGGACGCTCCACGACCTGCTCTGGGCGGTGCCGGCCGGCCTGCTGCTGGGCTATGTCATGGGCCGCGGCCTGGGCCGGCTAACCCTGGCCTTGAGCATCCGTAACGACGACAGCACGGTATCGCCCAACGACTACCTGACCCTGGCCTTGATCGCCCTGGCGTACGTCGGGGCGCAGATGATCGAGGGCTATGGTTTTCTTTCGGTGTTCGCCGCCGGGCTTGGCCTGCGCCGGGTCGAGGTGAACTCCTCGGGCAGCGCCAGTGTGCCGGCCGAGCATCGGGTGCAACCGGTAGTCGGGCACCAGCACCTCGAACCGGATCAGGCCGTACACGGCGACACGGCAACGCTTGAGGACAGCGAAGTGGCCGCCGGGATCATGATGGGCGACATGCTGGCCTTCGGGAACCTGGTGGAACGGGTGATGGAGGTGTTCCTGGTGACCCTGCTGGGCATCGTGCTGCTCAACCACTGGGATTGGCGAGCGGTAAGCGTGGGATTGATTCTGTTTCTGCTGATACGCCCTCTGGGAGTCTACCTGCTGCCCTGGGGCGCCCTGCTCAATCACCGCCAGCGACTGCTGGTGGGCTGGTTCGGCATCCGCGGTATTGGCAGCCTCTATTACCTGTTCTATGCCTTGAACCTGGGCCTGCCGGAGGCGTTCAGCGGCCAGTGCACGGACCTGGTGCTGTCAATCGTGGCGCTGAGCATCGTCGTACATGGGCTGACCACCCAGCCGCTGCTGAGCAGGTATCAGCCGCGCTGA
- a CDS encoding TraX family protein: MTAPHTHQRDTGLDLLKWLAILTMVADHLRFLWPEQVWLFIVGRLAFPWFCLAIAANVTRSAPGQAFSQANGRYLMWLVLFSLLSEAPYRWLNVDSPTLSVMPTLTLGLLIAWGVHHRSHTAALVALGALIASTGAAEVLMYGMPGVLLPAAFVLALRLRGLAWLLPGVTAAAANLTDHWLQRHTVHPLALMALGMAFCAAPLGLAMLRHAWPQRIWRVGRWGYWFYPLHLALIKALIELGR; encoded by the coding sequence ATGACAGCGCCGCACACACATCAACGGGATACCGGCCTGGACCTGCTCAAGTGGCTGGCGATCCTCACCATGGTCGCCGATCACCTGCGTTTTCTCTGGCCCGAGCAGGTTTGGTTGTTCATCGTCGGACGCCTGGCATTCCCCTGGTTTTGCCTGGCGATTGCCGCCAATGTCACCCGTTCTGCGCCCGGGCAGGCCTTTAGCCAGGCGAACGGCCGCTACCTGATGTGGCTGGTGCTGTTCTCGCTGCTGTCCGAGGCGCCTTACCGCTGGTTGAATGTCGATTCGCCAACCCTCAGTGTCATGCCGACCCTGACCCTGGGTCTGCTGATTGCCTGGGGCGTGCACCATCGCAGCCATACGGCAGCCCTGGTTGCCCTGGGCGCGTTGATTGCCTCGACAGGGGCCGCCGAGGTGCTGATGTACGGCATGCCCGGCGTATTGCTGCCCGCCGCGTTCGTGCTGGCTTTGCGCTTGCGCGGGTTGGCCTGGCTGCTGCCCGGCGTGACGGCGGCAGCGGCGAACCTGACCGATCATTGGCTACAGCGGCACACTGTCCATCCGCTTGCATTGATGGCCCTGGGCATGGCCTTTTGCGCCGCCCCCCTGGGGCTGGCGATGCTGCGCCATGCCTGGCCGCAGCGAATCTGGCGGGTCGGGCGTTGGGGCTACTGGTTTTATCCGCTGCACCTGGCGTTGATCAAAGCCCTGATCGAACTCGGTCGCTAA
- the ptrR gene encoding putrescine utilization regulator PtrR — MDLVQLEMFKAVAEQGSISAAAQHIHRVPSNLTTRIKQLEQELGAELFIREKSRLRLSPAGWNFLDYARRILDLVAEARLTVAGDEPQGAFALGSLESTAAVRIPTLLAAYNQAYAKVELDLTTGPSGAMIDGVLAGRLSAAFVDGPVLHPALEGVPVFVEEMVLIAPLNHAPISRAAEVNGMTIYAFRANCSYRHHFESWFAQDQAVPGKIIEMESYHGMLACVSAGAGLALMPRSMLESMPGCSTVSVWPLSQRFRYLRTWLVWRRGTVSRSLSTFVQLLEERGEVLKDEETA, encoded by the coding sequence ATGGACCTGGTGCAACTGGAGATGTTCAAGGCGGTGGCCGAGCAGGGCAGCATCAGCGCTGCAGCGCAGCACATCCACCGTGTGCCGTCGAACCTGACCACGCGGATCAAGCAGCTGGAGCAGGAACTCGGTGCCGAGTTGTTCATCCGCGAGAAAAGTCGCTTGCGCTTGTCGCCAGCGGGCTGGAATTTTCTCGACTATGCCCGGCGCATTCTCGACCTGGTGGCCGAGGCGCGGCTGACTGTGGCCGGTGACGAACCGCAGGGCGCCTTTGCCCTCGGCTCGCTGGAAAGCACGGCCGCCGTGCGTATCCCGACACTGCTGGCGGCATACAACCAGGCCTATGCCAAGGTCGAGCTGGACCTGACCACCGGGCCTTCCGGGGCCATGATCGACGGGGTGCTGGCCGGGCGCCTGAGTGCGGCGTTTGTCGACGGCCCGGTGCTGCATCCGGCGCTTGAGGGAGTGCCGGTGTTCGTCGAGGAGATGGTGCTGATTGCGCCACTGAACCATGCGCCGATCAGCCGCGCCGCCGAGGTCAACGGCATGACCATCTACGCCTTTCGCGCCAACTGCTCGTACCGGCATCACTTCGAGAGCTGGTTTGCCCAGGACCAGGCGGTGCCCGGCAAGATCATCGAGATGGAGTCATACCACGGCATGCTCGCCTGCGTCAGTGCCGGTGCCGGCCTGGCGCTGATGCCGCGCAGCATGCTCGAGAGCATGCCCGGCTGCAGCACGGTCAGTGTCTGGCCGCTGTCGCAGCGCTTTCGTTACCTGCGTACCTGGCTGGTGTGGCGGCGGGGCACGGTATCGCGCAGTTTGAGCACCTTTGTACAGTTGCTGGAGGAGCGCGGCGAGGTACTCAAGGATGAGGAGACTGCGTGA
- a CDS encoding aldehyde dehydrogenase family protein — protein MTAINFQTHALSINPATGEQIGHYAYESDAVLDAALARATKGFAAWRRTPVAARTELLLALAGTLRDNAVAMARMITDEMGKPVAQAKGEIEKCAQLCEWYAANGPAMLQAEPAQVPAGKARIEYRPLGPLLAVMPWNFPIWQVLRGAVPALLAGNTYVLKHAPNVMGSAYLLLESFQRAGFPEGVFEVINVTPDGVSKAIADPRIAAVTLTGSVRAGTAIGAQAGAALKKCVLELGGSDPFIVLNDANLDEAVNAAVIGRYQNTGQVCAAAKRLIVEQGVVEAFTRKFVEATKALVTGDPHASETYIGPMARFDLREELDQQVQATLAEGATLLLGGGKAEGIGNYYQPTVLADVTDQMTSFKQELFGPVASIITARDARHALELANDSEFGLASTIYTSNAALAEQLADELDTGGVFINGYCASDPRVTFGGVKKSGFGRELSHFGVREFCNAQTVWVDRN, from the coding sequence ATGACCGCGATCAACTTCCAGACCCACGCTTTGTCGATCAACCCCGCCACCGGCGAGCAGATCGGCCATTATGCCTATGAAAGCGACGCTGTCCTCGATGCAGCCCTGGCCCGGGCGACTAAAGGTTTCGCGGCCTGGCGCCGCACGCCGGTAGCCGCGCGCACCGAGCTGCTGCTGGCCCTGGCTGGCACCCTGCGCGACAACGCCGTGGCCATGGCACGCATGATTACCGACGAAATGGGCAAGCCGGTCGCCCAGGCCAAGGGCGAGATCGAAAAATGCGCCCAGCTCTGCGAGTGGTACGCAGCCAACGGCCCGGCCATGCTCCAGGCCGAGCCGGCCCAGGTGCCCGCTGGCAAGGCACGTATCGAATACCGCCCGCTCGGCCCGCTGCTGGCGGTGATGCCGTGGAACTTCCCGATCTGGCAGGTGCTGCGCGGCGCGGTACCGGCGCTGCTGGCTGGCAATACCTATGTGCTCAAGCACGCGCCGAACGTGATGGGCAGCGCCTACCTGCTGCTGGAGTCGTTCCAGCGGGCTGGCTTCCCTGAGGGTGTGTTCGAGGTGATCAATGTCACCCCGGACGGCGTGTCCAAGGCCATTGCCGACCCGCGCATCGCCGCCGTGACCCTGACCGGCAGCGTGCGGGCGGGCACCGCCATCGGCGCCCAGGCCGGTGCCGCACTGAAAAAGTGCGTGCTGGAACTGGGCGGCTCCGATCCGTTCATCGTGCTCAACGATGCCAACCTCGATGAAGCGGTAAACGCCGCGGTAATCGGCCGCTACCAGAACACCGGCCAGGTCTGCGCCGCCGCCAAGCGCCTGATCGTCGAGCAAGGCGTGGTCGAGGCATTCACCCGCAAGTTCGTCGAAGCCACCAAAGCCCTGGTAACGGGCGACCCACACGCCAGCGAGACCTACATTGGCCCGATGGCCCGCTTCGACCTGCGCGAGGAACTGGACCAGCAAGTCCAGGCAACCCTGGCCGAAGGCGCGACCCTGCTGCTTGGCGGTGGCAAGGCCGAAGGCATTGGCAACTACTACCAGCCCACCGTGCTGGCCGACGTCACCGACCAGATGACTTCGTTCAAGCAGGAATTGTTCGGCCCGGTGGCCTCGATCATCACTGCCCGTGATGCCCGCCACGCCCTGGAGCTGGCCAACGACAGCGAATTCGGCCTGGCCTCGACTATCTACACCAGCAACGCCGCGCTGGCCGAGCAACTGGCCGATGAACTGGACACCGGCGGCGTGTTCATCAACGGCTACTGCGCCAGCGACCCGCGCGTGACCTTCGGTGGCGTGAAAAAAAGCGGCTTTGGCCGGGAGCTGTCGCACTTCGGCGTGCGCGAGTTCTGCAATGCGCAGACGGTATGGGTGGATCGCAACTGA
- a CDS encoding PLP-dependent aminotransferase family protein has product MPNTCPPLDPHAPTPIYRQIYLRFRDAISAGRLKPGERLPSVRALAAELNLARGTVEAAYQMLGGEGYVQSRGPAGTVVTPLLSATAIDAGAPGLERPPLTPRAQTSVPMPLQIGLPALDAFPRKLWTRLVARTLRQSGLEGLAYPDPQGHLALRHALAGYLAVSRGITCTAQQIFICAGYRACLDLICRSLLQDGDRCWFEDPGYFQARRFLEQARAQLVPVPVDADGLNVEAGIARAPDARFALVTPHHQSPLGVTLALPRRQRLLEWASNQGSWVIEDDYDSEYRYRGRPVPALKSLDTQGRVLYCATFSKVLAPGIRLAYLVVPQAQVARFATVVEDMHNHCPQLMQATVSAFIEEGHFARHLRKMRGLYADRRRQLIDALQAEVGECLQLDNKAGGMHLVGYLRGGLDDCAVARRARDLGLAIEPLSGWYHQPGQRPGLLIGFTNVSSREQAAELARQLRLAMDL; this is encoded by the coding sequence ATGCCGAATACCTGCCCGCCACTCGACCCGCATGCGCCGACGCCGATCTATCGTCAGATCTATCTGCGTTTTCGCGACGCCATCAGTGCCGGGCGCCTCAAGCCAGGCGAGCGCCTGCCGTCGGTTCGGGCGCTGGCGGCGGAGCTCAACCTCGCACGCGGTACAGTCGAGGCGGCTTACCAGATGCTCGGCGGTGAAGGCTATGTCCAGTCCAGAGGTCCGGCCGGTACGGTGGTGACTCCTTTGCTCAGCGCAACGGCGATTGATGCCGGTGCGCCGGGGCTTGAGCGGCCACCGCTAACCCCGAGGGCGCAAACGTCTGTGCCCATGCCTTTGCAGATCGGTTTGCCGGCACTGGACGCCTTCCCGCGCAAGCTGTGGACGCGCCTGGTCGCCCGCACCTTGCGCCAAAGCGGCCTGGAGGGGCTGGCATACCCGGACCCTCAGGGGCACCTTGCACTACGCCATGCGTTGGCTGGCTACCTGGCGGTGTCGCGGGGGATCACCTGTACAGCGCAACAGATTTTCATCTGCGCCGGATACCGTGCCTGCCTCGACCTGATATGCCGTAGCCTGCTGCAGGACGGTGATCGCTGCTGGTTCGAAGACCCGGGCTACTTCCAGGCCAGGCGTTTTCTTGAGCAAGCCCGGGCGCAGTTGGTCCCGGTTCCGGTGGATGCCGACGGCCTGAACGTCGAAGCCGGTATCGCTCGGGCCCCGGACGCGCGCTTTGCCCTGGTGACGCCCCATCACCAGAGCCCCCTTGGGGTCACGCTTGCGCTGCCCCGGCGCCAACGCCTGTTGGAATGGGCCAGCAACCAAGGCAGCTGGGTCATCGAGGACGACTACGATAGCGAGTACCGCTACCGCGGTCGCCCGGTGCCGGCCCTCAAGAGCCTCGACACCCAGGGGCGGGTCCTGTACTGCGCCACCTTCAGCAAAGTGCTGGCACCCGGCATACGTCTGGCCTATCTGGTGGTTCCCCAGGCCCAAGTGGCACGCTTCGCCACCGTGGTGGAGGACATGCACAACCACTGCCCGCAGCTGATGCAGGCGACGGTGAGCGCATTTATTGAAGAAGGGCATTTTGCCAGGCACTTGAGAAAGATGCGTGGCCTCTATGCCGACAGGCGCAGGCAGCTGATAGACGCCTTGCAGGCTGAGGTCGGCGAGTGCCTGCAACTGGACAACAAGGCGGGAGGCATGCACCTGGTGGGGTATTTGCGCGGCGGCCTCGACGATTGCGCGGTCGCCCGGCGCGCGCGGGACCTTGGCCTGGCGATCGAACCGCTGTCTGGCTGGTATCACCAGCCCGGGCAACGGCCCGGGTTGTTGATCGGCTTTACCAATGTCAGCAGCCGTGAACAGGCCGCTGAGCTGGCCAGGCAGTTACGCCTGGCGATGGACCTCTAG
- a CDS encoding GNAT family N-acetyltransferase produces the protein MGEQATIRYLQEGAEQQAAFELMRELRPHLIDADSFAQQVRRQALQGYRLLGAFYGKQLLGLAGVRTSENLLYGRFTYVDDLVVAPAMRGLRVGAALLDAARTEGLRNGHAYLVLDTGLHMPLAQRFYYREGLLAKGMHFVQALPAAEAQRHG, from the coding sequence GTGGGCGAACAGGCAACCATCCGCTACCTGCAAGAAGGCGCCGAACAGCAGGCAGCATTCGAGCTCATGCGTGAGCTTCGGCCGCACCTGATCGACGCCGACTCGTTTGCACAGCAAGTCAGGCGCCAAGCGCTGCAGGGCTACCGGTTGCTCGGGGCTTTTTATGGTAAACAGCTGCTGGGGCTGGCCGGCGTGCGGACCAGCGAAAATCTGCTCTACGGGCGTTTTACCTACGTTGACGATCTGGTCGTAGCCCCCGCGATGCGTGGCCTGCGTGTGGGCGCAGCCTTGCTCGATGCGGCACGTACAGAAGGCCTGCGTAACGGCCATGCGTACCTGGTACTGGATACCGGCTTGCATATGCCATTGGCCCAGCGCTTCTATTATCGCGAGGGGCTGCTGGCCAAAGGCATGCATTTCGTTCAGGCACTGCCGGCAGCCGAGGCACAGCGCCATGGATAA
- a CDS encoding FMN-dependent NADH-azoreductase has translation MDNLLLINASMRGSASIGLRLASELVDCIRQRHAQVKVTLRDLAAEPLAPLSAGYATALTRLTPAHDPVFASSEALVGELERCDLLLIATPMHNFTVPAALKLWIDHVLRINRTFIAGPEGKVGLLGDRPVYLIVSSGGFHRGARARQPDFLSAYLRHVLGTLGLQNVHFVYLEGLAINEQTALAALTQARLELARQPLFGEWVAPA, from the coding sequence ATGGATAACCTGCTGCTGATCAATGCCAGCATGCGCGGCAGTGCTTCGATTGGCTTGCGCCTTGCCAGCGAACTGGTCGACTGCATCCGCCAACGGCACGCTCAGGTCAAGGTAACCCTGCGTGACCTGGCAGCAGAGCCACTGGCGCCGCTGAGCGCCGGTTACGCAACGGCGCTGACCCGCCTGACGCCCGCTCACGACCCGGTATTTGCCAGCTCCGAGGCACTTGTGGGCGAGTTGGAGCGTTGCGACTTACTGCTGATTGCAACTCCCATGCACAATTTCACGGTACCGGCGGCGCTCAAGCTATGGATCGATCATGTGCTGCGGATCAACCGCACCTTCATTGCCGGCCCTGAAGGCAAGGTGGGCTTGCTCGGCGATCGACCCGTTTACCTGATCGTCAGTTCAGGTGGCTTTCATCGGGGTGCGCGGGCCCGCCAGCCAGATTTTCTCAGCGCCTACCTGCGCCACGTACTGGGTACGCTCGGCCTGCAGAATGTGCACTTCGTCTACCTGGAGGGCCTGGCCATCAATGAGCAAACAGCGCTTGCCGCTCTCACTCAGGCCAGGCTCGAACTTGCCCGGCAACCGTTGTTTGGCGAATGGGTCGCACCCGCCTGA